The genomic region GAAGGCTCAAAAAAGGCAGATACTCTAATAGGTAACTGGATGCCCAACACGTTTGGTGCAGATACTGTCTTTATTACTGTTCTTCAAGATTCTTCTGCCACTACCAAAAGCAAAAAACTTGCTAATGCAGCAGGAAATAAAGCGAAGAATTTAGGAAATGAGGCGAAAGACAAATTCAATAAAGGCAAAAAAGCTTTCGGTGATGGTCTAAAATCCATCGGAATTACAGGAGTTATCTCCTACAAATCTATGCTCAAAATTGATTCTGTCGAAATTGGAGGTGAGATGGCTCACAACGTTTCCATCATGGAGAAGTCCAAGAAAAAGCGAAATTACGTTTTTATGGGACCTTCAAATGAAGGCGGACCTAATGTCTTTTACACCATTCACATGCCAAAAAGTGGCGTGGCGACGGTATCTTTTAAGGAGGGCACAGATGAATACTTATACAAAGCAACATTCTCAGGATTTAATGAGAATGGAGTGGCAGTAGGTAACATCAGCGCAGCATCCCATAAAGATGGCAATGGGAAGGTTACAAACCTTCCTGTGGGTAAAAAGATTAGGCTTGTGAAATAATTGGTTTTTTAATTAGCAAAGCCGTCGGACCGTTTGTTCGTCGTGCTTTGCATTAAGTTAGGTGAAGGTCAGGCAACATATTATGTTGGCTGACCTTTGCTATGTTTGGGGTATGCATTTTCTCTGTTTAAACTTACAATTTGCGGCGCGCGGCGGAATTTGCTAAAAGGGCTGCTGATAAAACAACGTGATGAGATCCATGCCTCAAGAAGCGATTATTACCGAATTGGAAAAACGCCGCGAATCTGCCCGTAATGGTGGTGGTGAAGTGCGTATTGATAAACAACATGAAAAAGGCAAGCTAACCGCGCGTGAGCGGATAGAAGTGCTGCTGGACCCAGACTCGTTTGAAGAGTTCGATATGTTCGTCGAGCATCGCTGCGAGCATTTCGGCATGGAAGATAATCGCATTGCCGGTGACGGCTGTGTGACGGGGCAGGGAACCATTAATGGCCGCCTCGTGTTTATTTACAGCCAAGATTTTACGGTTTTAGGCGGCTCGCTGTCTGAAACGAATGGTCAGAAGATCTGCAAATTGATGGATATGGCGATGAAAGTCGGCGCTCCGGTGATTGGAATGAATGATTCCGGCGGTGCGCGTATTCAGGAGGGAGTGGATTCACTCTCGGGCTATGCCGAAATTTTCCAACGTAATGTGTTGGCCTCCGGCGTCGTGCCGCAAATCTCATTGATTATGGGCCCTTGTGCGGGGGGCGCGGTGTATTCGCCGGCGCTGACCGATTTTACCTTTATGGTCAGTGGTAGCTCATATATGTTTGTGACTGGCCCTGATGTGGTCAAAACGGTAACGCATGAGGTGGTCAGCCAAGAGACTCTCGGCGGCGCGGAAGTGCACACTAAGAAGAGTGGTGTGGCCGATCGCGCGTTTAACCATGATATTGACGCGCTGTTACAGACGCGTCGCCTCTATAACTTTTTGCCGCTTTCTAATGTAAGTGGTGTGCCGAGCCGCCCAACCTCTGATCCGGTGGATCGGATTGAGATGTCGCTTAATACCCTCGTGCCGGAAAATCCGAATAAAGCTTATGATATGAAAGAGCTTATCTTCCGCGTGGTGGATGAGGGCGATTTCTTTGAGATTCAACCGGAATGGGCGAAGAATATCGTCGTTGGTTTTGGCCGCATGGATGGTTATACGGTCGGCTTTGTGGCGAATAATCCGATGCATTTAGCCGGGTGTTTAGATATTGATGCCAGCCGTAAAGCGGCGCGTTTTGTGCGTTTTTGTGATGCGTTCAGTATTCCATTGGTCAATTTTGTCGATGTTCCAGGCTTCTTGCCGGGCACGGCGCAGGAGCATAATGGGATTATTAAACATGGTGCGAAGCTGCTTTACGCTTATGCGGAAGCGACGGTGCCGAAAGTGACGATCATTACGCGTAAGGCCTATGGTGGCGCTTATATTGTGATGAGCTCGAAGCATTTGCGCGGTGATGTGAATTACGCATGGCCAACGGCTGAGGTCGCCGTGATGGGGCCTAAAGGCGCGGTGGAGATTATTTTCCGTGGCAGCTTAAAGAACAGTGCCGAAGCCGATAAGAAGGTGGAAGAGTATCGTGAGAAATTTGCCAGCCCGTTTGTGGCAGCGTCTCGTGGTTACATTGATGATATTATTCGCCCGCAAAATACGCGTGCGCGTATTTGCCGTAGTTTGGGAATCTTGAGACATAAAAAACTCGAGAATCCGTGGAAAAAACACGATAACCTACCACTCTAGGAGAGAATCATGGCTAAAATTGAAGTATATTCGACGAATTATTGCCCTTACTGCGTGCGCGCAAAGGATTTGCTGAAGCGTAAAGGGCAGGAGTTTGACGAAATCGATGTGACCGATGACATGGCTTTGCGTGAGAAGTTGGTCGAAAAAGCGGGGGGCCGACGTACTGTTCCGCAGATTTTTATCGATGATCAGCTTATTGGAGGGTTTGATGACCTTGATAAACTCAATAAATCCGGTCGATTAGACGACTTATTGTAGTCACCTAAACACCACAGAATTTGCGGCTTTTATAGCACAGGGTTGTGGATAACAGTCGCAAGTGACTGATAAATTCAGTCTTAGTGAGTGTTTCTATTTGACAGCGAACCCAAAATACCTAATTTGTGGTTCAAATACGCCCAGTACAAATTACTTAAAACATACAGGAGTTTTCTATGTTTAACCGTATCAAAGCAACTGCACTTGTGGCAACGACTGCTGCTATGCTTGCTACCCCTTTTGCCGCTAGCGCATTCTGCGACAGTGAGCATAACGTTCTTGTTGACGAACGTGGCAACATTGTTCGCGATGCTCGCGGCAATTGTGTCTCTGTTGACTGGATGAATAATGGCTATAATTGCGATGGTGTTTACTTCACCACTGATGAACGTAACATCTATTTCCCATTCGATAGCGCGCGTTTGACAACAAAAGCGAAAGCTAAATTGGATTACATCGCTAACAACATCCTTTCTAAAGGCAACGTAACTAAAGCAACTTTGGTTGGTTATGCTGATCCAATTGGTAACCCAGCATACAACAAAGCGCTTTCTAAGCGTCGTGCGATTGCTACGAAGCGTTACCTTGCAGCTAAAGGTTATTTGAACACAACGGCAACGACTCTGACCGGTAAAGGTGAGACGTCTAAATTTGCTGAAGGCTGTGGCGGAGATATTTCTTGCCAACAACCTAACCGTCGCGTTGAAATTAAGTTCCAAAAAAAGAACTAAATCAATCGACTAGTTGAAAATTAAAGGGGTCCGAAAGGGCCCCTTTTTTTGATTGTTCTCGGCGCGCCCTATTGGCGTTTCGATGAAACGCCGCGTGAGCTAAGTTGATGATTCTGCTCGCCTACTATATTGCTCCTTTTTGAGTGTCTTCGCGTTAGGCCTACTGGTCTGCGCGATAGGTGATATTTTGCTTGCGGGAGCTTGCTCCGTATTCATTACGGGTGCCGATTCGATTTTTAGGGTTTTTGAGGCAAGATGTGAATCTTGTCTATCTATATGAATAATAGGTGTTTTATTAAGTTTAGGTTAAGCAAAAGACTAAGGAATCTTCATGCAACTGTAACACTCCTTCGGTCGTGATTTCTCTATACTAAACAGTGGAGAAATATGAATTAATGAACCAAACGACCGAACATAACGCTTACGATCCACACGATGTGGACCACGGAAGCCCCTACTACAAAATGGGGTGGAGTGCCTATAAGGGGCACACTCGTGGTATCATTCGTGGACTCGTCGTGGGCTGTGTTATCGGTGCGGTGATCGGTGCTGGTCTCTTTGGATTGGGTGCGATTGGTTTAGTGGGCGTAACGGCGAGTTTAAGCGTTTTGATGGCTGGGTTCTCGGCTTTCGCAGGATTAATGGCTGCTGGCCTTATGGGGCGCTTAGGTAATGCGGCCGGTAATGCGGCATCGCAATTAGCGGAATTAGAGCTACGGGAGCGTTATCCTGAGCTTCCAGAGATTACGCCAGATTCGCCGGCGCCGGGGTATGGGCACCATTACGAGGTTCCAGCGGACCGCGATAAGGGAAAGCTCTTTCATGGACGTGTAGGGCTTACCGGTGGCCTATTAGGTGCCACTTTAGGTGGCCTAGCAGGGCATGCAGGGCTTGCGGGCTTAATGACATTGCATATTGGAGGGCTGGCTGCTGCTGCGCCCATTGCCGCGCCCATCATCTTAGGGGTGATCATGGGGAGCTCCTTTGGTATTAATCGTAGTTATTTTAAGAGCGTCTTTAACGTGACAGACCGTTTGTTGCAGGGGAAGCTATCCTCTCCATCAGAGGCAGAATTAGCGAAAGACAGAGAGCGCTACCGTGTGGCAGGTGAAGATGGACCTGCGCCGGTGATTACAAGCTTACAGCGCCAGGAAGAGTTTTACCGCCTAGAGAATGGCTATTATCAAAAAGCATTTGAAGCGGGTTTTGCAGGCAATGCACGCGGACTGGTTGGCGGTATTGTTTCAGGTGGCTTATTAGGGGCAGTGCTGGGGGGTGTCGCTGTATTTGCCTTATCGGCAACCGGCATTGGTGCAGTGGCAATTTTCGCCGGCGTTATGGCATTCTCAATGCATCATTCCAGTGATTTCTTTAGTGAAGCGTTCTCAGAAGCGGGCGGCCACGGCCATGTGCATGAGCTTTTCCACGAGCGGATGCGCGGGATGCGTAAAGGCGTTGAATTGAGCTTTGATGAAGCAGAACATAATATTGTGACACGCCGTCAGGCCGATCCTGAGTTAACTCCACCAGATGCGCAAGAGAGGGCTGTATTTAAGCCACGTGTTGCGCTGATTATGGGAGCCTTAGGCGCGGTGGCAGGGCTTGCATTGGCACCGCTTGCAGGCGGAGTGGCAGGCTTGTTATCACTCGGTGCGGCGCATCACCTCACGCTTGGTTTGGGTGCCGCGACTTTTGGTCTCGTGGGAGCAAGCTTTGGTATTGGCCCTAAATCTACAGAGGTATTACATCAATTTGGTGATGGAATTTATCACGGTGCTTTCTCACCAGGAAGCAACCATCCTGAGATTAAAACACAAGGCAATATCCCACTCATGTCACCTCGTTCAGACTTGGCGAAGCATTACTTAGAGCATGCAGGGGCGGAGCCATCGCAAGACGGCCCAGTGCATGATGAGCATTTTGCACAAGAGCAGTCCCAATCAACGTATGAATATTTGCCAAACCATACCCACCTTCCAGATAGCGAGTTGACGGCGCGTGAGCGACCTGTGCAGGAGTTGCCACCTCAGGGGCAACAGGCGCCACAAGAGCAAGGTACACGTCCAGAAGAAGCCGCGCATTGCGAAATAGTACCGCAGGAACAAGCGCAGCAAGAGCGGGTGGAGCAGCAGCCTATAGCGGCACGCGAGTCTACGGAATGTGAAGTGCCAAAAGAAGAAACTGCTTGTTCTGTTGATCATATTTTGGGTCGCGGTTCCCGTAGTCTAAAACAACAAATTACTGACCAAGAAGAAGTGACGGCAGCGCAAGGGAATCATAGGCAGTAATGTATGGCTAATCCCCCCACCTCATTTTTATCGGGAGCCTTCCGCGGCGCTTGGAAAGGTGCGTTGATAGGGGGAACAATTCTAGGAACGCTAGGCCTGATTGCGGCGACAGGCGGTTTTGGTTTAGCGGCAGCCCCGGCTTTTGCCGGAGCAACCAATGTCATTACGGTAGGACTTATCAGTCTTGTAAATTTCTTTGCTCCAATTTTCACAGGGGTTGGGGCATTAGTGGTTGGTGGTTCTGCCTTGATCGGAGGAGTCCATCAGGGCGTGAGGGGTTCGGTTGAGCAAACCCATATACAAAATGAGAAAGCTGACATGATCGAGTTGGCACAAACGGCTCGCCAACTTGAGAAGCAAAAAACTCCTCAGAGATCACAGGATCGCGCAGATTATGTGCCACAAAAAGTCCCGAATGTAGCCAAAGGGGAGATGCCTAAGAGTTGGGAAAAAACGGTCACCGAGGGTCGAGAAAGATCGAAACAACAAGCCCCTGTGAAATCGCAGGATCACGCAGATTATGTGCCACAGAAAGCTCCGAATGCAGCCAAAGGGGAGATGTCTGAAAGCTGGGGAGAGGCAGTCACTGAGGGTCGAGAAAGATCGAAACAACAAGCTCCTGCAGGCCATTCACACTAATTACCGCTTACAATGTTTTCAGCGAATATTTGATAGCGCGTTGCAAAGAGTGCTGTCTCTAGTGGTTTAAGGTAACCGCCTTAGTTCAGGAGTTTTTATTCTGTCAAAGGTGAGTTTTTTGGTCGAGTTGCAAGATGTCAATGATAGCAAATAGCTCTTCCATTTCTGTGAGGATCGTTTGCGATTCTTCGTGGAAGGTCATCGGAGTGAAGATAGAGGAAACCTCGAAGCGGTTTTTATTGGCAAAAATCATTAGCAGAAGTTTATTTTCATAAAATGCAGCCTGTACTCTGCCTGCCGCCAGTAGCGTGAATCGCCGTAAACCTCCCGTCGCTTTATCTTTGCGTTATCATGCGCTTTTGCCGCGCCACTGCTTCCGCTGGCAAATGTCGAGAGCGGCGGGTTTAATTTTCGTGGCAGTAGCAGTATGGGTAAATCTACGGCCTTAGAGCTTGCCGCTAGTGTTTGGGGAAGTCGTGACTATGTGCAACAATGGCGCGCTACTGGCAACGCGTTAGAGGCGGTATGTGAAGGGCACAACCATGCACTCTTATGTTTAGACGAACTAGGGCAAGCCGATAGTCGAGAGGCGGGCGAAACGGCCTATATGATTGCTAATGGTGCCGGTAAGAACCGATCCAAAGCAAGAGGTGGTTTGCGTCGCAAATATCAATGGCAGCTACTCTTTCTCTCTACGGGTGAAATCTCACTGGCCGATAAGCTGAGTGAGTCAGGTAAGAAGCCCCGCGCCGGTATGCTCACCCGTTTAGCAGATATTCCAGCCGATGCAGGTAAAGGCTATCGTATGTTTGATGCGCTTGGCAGCTTTGATGATGGTCACAAAATGGCGCAACATTTAAAGCAAGCTACTGCAAACTATTATGGCGTCGCAATTAGAAGTTTCCTACATGGCGTTGCCTCGAATTACGAAGCATTGCCAGCGATATTGCAGACGATTCAGAATGACTTTATCGCAAAGTATGTGCCGGTTGATGCTGACGGACAGGTCAAACGTGTAGCTTCTCGTTTTGCGTTGGTAGCCGCTGGTGGAGAGCTAGCTATTAGCAGCAAGATACTGCCTTACAATTCAGGCGAAGCGATGGAGGCCGTTGCAACCTGCTTTCAGGCATGGATTGAAGAAAGAGGCGGTTCACAGGCGCTTGAGACAGAACAAGCCATTTCACAGGTGCGTGGCTTTATTGAAGCACATCATGCGAGCCGCTTTATCACGATAACGGATAGCGGTGGTCAGGTTGACAGAGTGCAAAATGTTGCCGGTTATAAGCGTGAATCTGTCACCGGTGGTTATGAGTTCTTTGTGTTAGGCGATCCCTTCCGTAAAGAGATGTGCAAAGGATTAGATCATAAGCAAGTGTGCGAAGCGCTGATAGGTGAAGGGCATTTACTCCAAACCGAAGCGACTAAGTTTGTTTCAAAACACACCCTCCCTATCGGACGAAAACGAGTCTATCATCTCGCCCCGTCTATTTTGTTAGGGGGTGAATAATGCAGGATTACTTTACCAACCTATCATTTTCGACAGGGGCAGCAGGGGCACGGTGGGCACTACCGTCAAAACCCA from Rickettsiales bacterium harbors:
- a CDS encoding acyl-CoA carboxylase subunit beta, whose product is MPQEAIITELEKRRESARNGGGEVRIDKQHEKGKLTARERIEVLLDPDSFEEFDMFVEHRCEHFGMEDNRIAGDGCVTGQGTINGRLVFIYSQDFTVLGGSLSETNGQKICKLMDMAMKVGAPVIGMNDSGGARIQEGVDSLSGYAEIFQRNVLASGVVPQISLIMGPCAGGAVYSPALTDFTFMVSGSSYMFVTGPDVVKTVTHEVVSQETLGGAEVHTKKSGVADRAFNHDIDALLQTRRLYNFLPLSNVSGVPSRPTSDPVDRIEMSLNTLVPENPNKAYDMKELIFRVVDEGDFFEIQPEWAKNIVVGFGRMDGYTVGFVANNPMHLAGCLDIDASRKAARFVRFCDAFSIPLVNFVDVPGFLPGTAQEHNGIIKHGAKLLYAYAEATVPKVTIITRKAYGGAYIVMSSKHLRGDVNYAWPTAEVAVMGPKGAVEIIFRGSLKNSAEADKKVEEYREKFASPFVAASRGYIDDIIRPQNTRARICRSLGILRHKKLENPWKKHDNLPL
- the grxC gene encoding glutaredoxin 3, which encodes MAKIEVYSTNYCPYCVRAKDLLKRKGQEFDEIDVTDDMALREKLVEKAGGRRTVPQIFIDDQLIGGFDDLDKLNKSGRLDDLL
- a CDS encoding OmpA family protein, with protein sequence MFNRIKATALVATTAAMLATPFAASAFCDSEHNVLVDERGNIVRDARGNCVSVDWMNNGYNCDGVYFTTDERNIYFPFDSARLTTKAKAKLDYIANNILSKGNVTKATLVGYADPIGNPAYNKALSKRRAIATKRYLAAKGYLNTTATTLTGKGETSKFAEGCGGDISCQQPNRRVEIKFQKKN
- a CDS encoding DUF3137 domain-containing protein — protein: MAAGRVQAAFYENKLLLMIFANKNRFEVSSIFTPMTFHEESQTILTEMEELFAIIDILQLDQKTHL
- a CDS encoding DUF927 domain-containing protein, which codes for MFALSCAFAAPLLPLANVESGGFNFRGSSSMGKSTALELAASVWGSRDYVQQWRATGNALEAVCEGHNHALLCLDELGQADSREAGETAYMIANGAGKNRSKARGGLRRKYQWQLLFLSTGEISLADKLSESGKKPRAGMLTRLADIPADAGKGYRMFDALGSFDDGHKMAQHLKQATANYYGVAIRSFLHGVASNYEALPAILQTIQNDFIAKYVPVDADGQVKRVASRFALVAAGGELAISSKILPYNSGEAMEAVATCFQAWIEERGGSQALETEQAISQVRGFIEAHHASRFITITDSGGQVDRVQNVAGYKRESVTGGYEFFVLGDPFRKEMCKGLDHKQVCEALIGEGHLLQTEATKFVSKHTLPIGRKRVYHLAPSILLGGE